In a single window of the Halobaculum lipolyticum genome:
- a CDS encoding DUF5811 family protein: MNGNNPYAGAPGVVEAGRPEEVDLSADQKDALRRAVATIVTRTESYLPDGYAVGSELSYGANGPQATVAVQPPVGHAVSAGFSPDLEDVEAGLDAEDREEVARGLAASAAAQVMSAVGDDLEPTAR, encoded by the coding sequence ATGAACGGTAACAACCCCTATGCGGGGGCTCCCGGCGTCGTCGAGGCGGGTCGTCCCGAGGAAGTCGATCTCTCCGCCGATCAGAAGGACGCGCTCCGCCGGGCGGTCGCCACCATCGTCACCCGAACCGAGTCGTATCTCCCCGACGGCTACGCCGTCGGCTCGGAACTCTCCTACGGCGCGAACGGGCCGCAGGCGACCGTCGCCGTCCAGCCGCCCGTCGGCCACGCCGTCTCCGCGGGCTTCTCGCCCGATCTGGAGGACGTCGAGGCCGGTCTCGACGCCGAGGACCGCGAGGAGGTCGCCCGCGGTCTCGCCGCCAGCGCCGCCGCGCAGGTGATGTCCGCCGTCGGCGACGACCTCGAACCGACCGCGCGATAA
- a CDS encoding DUF6498-containing protein: MVPGSVAGGDLRAFVPTLLATLLPLAGVGLLGWRVAELLVVYWIELWALLVVYAGAALFARRAVVVEGRNLTLPGVSSETGRDEQRWSGEPRALRLPGPLPPIYPRNARLVAHSLVWGVGLLTVPVWAVDLGDAALATLSPPLAAVALATVGSHALTVRRDYLATGRIETVSAHMVLEIPVRVVAFAFTYVSVALVVGGFCLLVVWEVLGAVGVTVGDDAVVLALVAVVVLGKLAIEWSRHAAAAADDPTGFATWFRPEDPRE, from the coding sequence ATGGTCCCCGGTTCCGTCGCGGGCGGCGATCTCCGCGCGTTCGTCCCCACCCTCCTCGCGACGCTGCTCCCGCTGGCCGGCGTCGGCCTGCTCGGGTGGCGGGTCGCCGAGTTGCTCGTCGTGTACTGGATCGAGCTGTGGGCGCTGTTGGTCGTCTACGCCGGCGCGGCGCTGTTCGCCCGGCGAGCGGTCGTCGTCGAGGGACGGAACCTCACGCTGCCGGGCGTGAGCAGCGAGACCGGCCGCGACGAACAGCGGTGGAGCGGCGAGCCGCGGGCGCTGCGACTGCCGGGACCGCTCCCGCCGATCTACCCGCGGAACGCCCGGCTGGTCGCGCACTCGCTGGTGTGGGGCGTCGGCCTGTTGACGGTCCCGGTGTGGGCGGTGGATCTGGGCGACGCGGCGCTCGCGACGCTGTCGCCGCCGCTTGCCGCCGTCGCGCTGGCGACGGTGGGGTCGCACGCGCTGACCGTCCGCCGCGACTACCTCGCGACGGGCCGGATCGAGACGGTGTCGGCACACATGGTGTTGGAGATCCCGGTGCGGGTGGTGGCGTTCGCGTTCACCTACGTGTCGGTCGCGCTCGTGGTCGGGGGGTTCTGTCTCCTGGTGGTGTGGGAGGTGCTCGGGGCGGTCGGCGTGACGGTCGGCGACGACGCGGTCGTCCTCGCGCTCGTCGCCGTCGTCGTCCTCGGAAAGCTCGCGATCGAGTGGTCGCGCCACGCCGCGGCGGCCGCCGACGACCCGACCGGGTTCGCGACGTGGTTCCGCCCCGAGGACCCCCGGGAGTGA
- the pan2 gene encoding proteasome-activating nucleotidase Pan2, with protein MSRSPSLPDRPRLDLDPDMSEAERLEALHKHFERIVQVNDELGERLEEAEGRRSDLREEVDELKRRNEALKTSSLYIATVEELTDDGAVIKQHGNNQEVLTDLSPRLDDELEAGDRVAINDSFSVQTVLDDETDARAQAMEVDASPEVTYDDIGGIDDQVREVREAVEAPLVDADQFREVGIQPPSGVLLHGPPGTGKTMLAKAVANETDATFIKMAGSELVRKFIGEGARLVRDLFKLAAEREPAVIFIDEIDAVAAKRTDSKTSGDAEVQRTMMQLLSEMDGFDDRGEIRIIAATNRFDMLDDAILRPGRFDRLIEVPKPGPEGRERILEIHTADMSVADDVDFADLALELDDYSGADIAALTTEAGMFAIRDERTTVRREDFENAREKVETDTEGPVFNDGEFGRYQY; from the coding sequence ATGTCTCGGAGTCCGTCCCTCCCCGACCGGCCCCGTCTCGATCTGGATCCCGACATGAGCGAGGCCGAGCGGCTGGAGGCACTGCACAAGCACTTCGAGCGGATCGTCCAGGTCAACGACGAGTTGGGCGAGCGCTTAGAGGAGGCAGAGGGTCGCCGGAGCGACCTCCGCGAGGAGGTCGACGAACTGAAGCGGCGCAACGAGGCGCTCAAGACCTCGTCGCTGTACATCGCGACGGTCGAGGAACTCACCGACGACGGCGCCGTGATCAAACAGCACGGCAACAACCAGGAGGTGCTCACCGACCTGTCGCCACGCCTCGACGACGAGCTGGAGGCGGGCGACCGCGTCGCGATCAACGACTCGTTCAGCGTCCAGACCGTCCTCGACGACGAGACGGACGCCCGGGCGCAGGCGATGGAGGTCGACGCCTCCCCGGAGGTCACCTACGACGACATCGGCGGCATCGACGACCAGGTGCGCGAGGTGCGCGAGGCCGTCGAGGCGCCGCTCGTCGACGCCGACCAGTTCCGCGAGGTGGGCATCCAGCCGCCCAGCGGCGTCCTCCTCCACGGCCCGCCGGGCACGGGGAAGACGATGCTCGCGAAGGCCGTCGCCAACGAGACCGACGCCACCTTCATCAAGATGGCCGGCTCCGAACTCGTCCGGAAGTTCATCGGCGAGGGCGCCCGGCTGGTGCGCGACCTGTTCAAGCTGGCCGCCGAGCGCGAGCCCGCCGTCATCTTCATCGACGAGATCGACGCCGTCGCCGCCAAGCGGACGGACTCGAAGACGTCCGGCGACGCCGAGGTCCAGCGCACGATGATGCAGTTGCTCTCGGAGATGGACGGCTTCGACGACCGCGGCGAGATCCGCATCATCGCCGCGACCAACCGCTTCGACATGCTCGACGACGCCATCCTCCGCCCCGGCCGCTTCGACCGCCTCATCGAGGTGCCCAAGCCCGGTCCCGAGGGCCGCGAGCGCATCCTCGAGATCCACACCGCCGACATGAGCGTCGCCGACGACGTGGACTTCGCGGACCTGGCGCTCGAACTCGACGACTACTCCGGCGCCGACATCGCCGCGCTCACCACGGAAGCCGGGATGTTCGCCATCCGCGACGAGCGGACGACGGTCCGGCGCGAGGACTTCGAGAACGCGCGCGAGAAAGTCGAGACCGACACCGAGGGACCGGTGTTCAACGACGGCGAGTTCGGGCGCTACCAGTACTGA
- a CDS encoding M28 family metallopeptidase, with the protein MHLDDDLAAAVGRAWTDTDPWDFVTDLTALGSRMAASDGEARAADLVADAFRDAGLDRVRQEPFDAPAWHRGETTLRLTAPGEREFEAIALPYCPAGDASGELVDVGYGTPDEISEVDVDGKVAVASTTTPGDSRFVHRMEKFGAAAEAGAEAFVFVNHVSGQLPPTGALTFGEEAAIPAVGVSEETGAWLVEYADEGGAVEVSVDAETVPGESQNVLAHVGPRTDEFVLATAHYDAHDISEGALDNGCGIATLLVAARVLAAADLDIGVRFAAVGCEETGLLGSEHLAETTDPDTVKAVVNVDGAGRFRDLVAMTHTSAATAAVAERVGRETRQPVRVREEPHPFSDQWPFVRRGVAALQLHSDSGERGRGWGHTHADTRDKVDDRCIREHGVLTALMARELAATGTEVPVLDPYELEQAFREADFEPGMKAAGLWPADWE; encoded by the coding sequence GTGCACCTCGACGACGACCTCGCCGCGGCCGTGGGCCGGGCGTGGACCGACACCGACCCGTGGGACTTCGTCACCGACCTCACCGCGCTGGGGAGCCGAATGGCCGCCAGCGACGGGGAGGCTCGCGCGGCCGACCTCGTCGCCGACGCCTTCCGGGACGCCGGTCTGGACCGCGTCCGACAGGAGCCGTTCGACGCGCCGGCGTGGCACCGCGGCGAGACGACGCTCCGCTTGACCGCGCCGGGCGAGCGAGAGTTCGAGGCGATCGCGCTCCCGTACTGCCCCGCGGGCGACGCGTCGGGCGAGTTGGTCGACGTGGGGTACGGCACGCCCGACGAGATCAGCGAGGTCGACGTCGACGGGAAGGTCGCGGTCGCCTCGACGACGACGCCCGGCGACTCGCGGTTCGTCCACCGGATGGAGAAGTTCGGCGCCGCCGCCGAGGCGGGCGCGGAGGCGTTCGTCTTCGTCAACCACGTGTCCGGCCAACTCCCGCCGACGGGCGCGCTCACCTTCGGCGAGGAGGCCGCCATCCCCGCGGTCGGCGTCAGCGAGGAGACGGGCGCGTGGCTCGTCGAGTACGCCGACGAGGGCGGCGCCGTCGAGGTGTCGGTCGACGCCGAGACCGTCCCGGGGGAGTCGCAGAACGTCCTCGCCCACGTCGGCCCGCGAACCGACGAGTTCGTGCTCGCGACGGCCCACTACGACGCCCACGACATCAGCGAGGGCGCCCTCGACAACGGCTGCGGGATCGCGACGCTGCTCGTCGCCGCGCGGGTGCTCGCGGCCGCGGACCTCGACATCGGCGTCCGCTTCGCCGCCGTCGGCTGTGAGGAGACCGGCCTCCTGGGGTCGGAGCACCTCGCCGAGACGACAGATCCGGACACGGTGAAAGCCGTCGTCAACGTCGACGGCGCGGGCCGCTTCCGCGACCTGGTCGCGATGACCCACACCTCCGCGGCGACCGCCGCCGTCGCCGAGCGCGTCGGGAGGGAGACCCGCCAGCCGGTGCGCGTCCGCGAGGAGCCGCACCCGTTCTCCGACCAGTGGCCGTTCGTCCGCCGCGGCGTCGCGGCGCTGCAGCTCCACTCCGACAGCGGCGAGCGCGGGCGCGGGTGGGGCCACACCCACGCCGACACCCGCGACAAGGTCGACGACCGCTGCATCCGCGAACACGGCGTGTTGACGGCGTTGATGGCTCGCGAACTCGCGGCGACGGGGACGGAGGTCCCCGTCCTCGACCCGTACGAACTGGAGCAGGCGTTCCGCGAGGCCGACTTCGAGCCGGGGATGAAAGCCGCGGGGCTGTGGCCGGCCGACTGGGAGTAG
- a CDS encoding pyruvoyl-dependent arginine decarboxylase gives MDILVADGVGHGPTELAAYDAALADAGVGDFNLVTVSSVVPADATVEGVGTAPDLGPAGDRLTVVQAHASASPADAHDTDGVTACLGWATGPGPGLFYEADGADADAVRETVLEGLDAGRDLRDWTFDHEETCCATVDTDESAYAAAVVVAAYGDSKPIA, from the coding sequence ATGGACATCCTCGTCGCCGACGGCGTCGGCCACGGGCCGACCGAGTTGGCCGCCTACGACGCCGCGCTCGCCGACGCCGGCGTCGGCGACTTCAACCTCGTGACGGTCTCGTCTGTCGTCCCCGCGGACGCGACCGTCGAGGGCGTCGGCACCGCCCCGGATCTGGGTCCCGCTGGCGACCGCCTCACCGTCGTGCAGGCGCACGCGAGCGCCTCGCCGGCCGACGCCCACGACACCGACGGCGTCACCGCCTGCCTCGGGTGGGCGACCGGTCCCGGCCCGGGGCTGTTCTACGAGGCCGACGGCGCCGACGCCGACGCCGTCCGCGAGACGGTACTGGAGGGACTCGACGCCGGCCGCGACCTCCGCGACTGGACGTTCGACCACGAGGAGACGTGCTGTGCGACCGTCGACACCGACGAGTCGGCGTACGCCGCAGCGGTCGTCGTCGCCGCCTACGGCGACAGCAAGCCGATCGCCTGA
- the pepF gene encoding oligoendopeptidase F yields MSSVPERSEIDAEYKWSVDSIFADDEEWEAAYDDVEERLDDLRAYEGRVTESAATLLDLFETYESVFRDVAKVTSYAQLRASEDTRDQEYQALSSKAQALSAEASSASSYLEPELQELDEDDFAAFVEAEPALAEYEHFVDDVLRTKPHTRSAEVEELLADLSEVTGGAGEAYSMLANADMTFPTVEDPDGEDVEISQGNFTTLLQKPDREFRRTVHEEFYGEWETVRNTVGTTLAKSVKKDVKLAEARNYDTAREAALDGPNVPVEVYDTLVDTVRDNLDSLGRHADLKRKALGVDTLEMWDLYMSLTGDEGPDISYEEAKEHVIEAVAPLGEAYQQRMAEGLESRWVDVYENRGKRSGAFSSGTYDTQPFILMNYQDDVASMYTLAHELGHSMHSELAKETQPWQDADYEIFVAEVASTVNETLLTKHLLENAESDELRVHALDQYLERFRSTLFRQTMFAAFEQAIHEHDEAGKPLTPDAFDEIYGDLKAEFYGHADATVDDHIRREWMRIPHFYYNFYVYQYSTGISAAAAIVDRIEAEGEVAAAEYREALRAGGSEYPIDVLEIAGIDMTDSEPIESAIATYDDYLDEAASLLDL; encoded by the coding sequence ATGAGTTCGGTACCCGAACGATCGGAGATCGACGCCGAGTACAAGTGGAGCGTCGACTCCATCTTCGCCGACGACGAGGAGTGGGAGGCCGCCTACGACGACGTGGAGGAGCGCCTCGACGACCTCCGCGCCTACGAGGGGCGCGTCACCGAGAGCGCGGCGACGCTGTTGGACCTGTTCGAGACGTACGAGTCGGTGTTCCGCGACGTGGCGAAGGTCACCTCCTACGCCCAACTGCGCGCCAGCGAGGACACCCGCGACCAGGAGTACCAGGCGCTGTCGTCGAAGGCGCAGGCGCTGTCGGCGGAGGCGTCGAGCGCCTCGAGCTACCTCGAACCGGAACTGCAGGAACTGGACGAGGACGACTTCGCGGCGTTCGTCGAGGCGGAGCCGGCGCTAGCGGAGTACGAGCACTTCGTCGACGACGTGCTCCGGACGAAGCCCCACACGCGCTCGGCCGAGGTGGAGGAACTGCTGGCGGACCTCAGCGAGGTCACCGGGGGTGCCGGCGAGGCGTACTCGATGCTCGCGAACGCCGACATGACGTTCCCGACCGTCGAGGACCCCGACGGCGAGGACGTCGAGATCTCGCAGGGCAACTTCACCACCCTCCTCCAGAAGCCCGACCGCGAGTTCCGCCGGACCGTCCACGAAGAGTTCTACGGCGAGTGGGAGACCGTCCGCAACACCGTCGGCACGACCCTCGCCAAGAGCGTGAAGAAGGACGTGAAGCTCGCGGAGGCACGGAACTACGACACCGCACGCGAGGCGGCCCTCGACGGGCCGAACGTCCCGGTCGAGGTGTACGACACGCTCGTCGACACCGTCCGCGACAACCTCGACTCGCTCGGCCGCCACGCGGACCTCAAGCGGAAGGCGCTGGGCGTCGACACGCTGGAGATGTGGGACCTGTACATGTCGCTCACGGGCGATGAGGGTCCCGACATCAGCTACGAGGAGGCCAAAGAACACGTGATCGAGGCGGTCGCGCCGCTGGGTGAGGCGTACCAACAGCGCATGGCCGAGGGGCTTGAGTCGCGCTGGGTCGACGTGTACGAGAACCGCGGGAAGCGTTCGGGCGCGTTCTCCTCGGGCACGTACGACACCCAGCCGTTCATCCTGATGAACTACCAGGACGACGTGGCGTCGATGTACACGCTCGCCCACGAGCTGGGCCACTCGATGCACTCCGAGTTGGCGAAGGAGACCCAGCCGTGGCAGGACGCCGACTACGAGATCTTCGTCGCCGAGGTCGCCTCGACGGTGAACGAGACGCTGCTCACGAAGCACCTGCTGGAGAACGCCGAGTCGGACGAACTGCGCGTCCACGCGCTCGACCAGTACCTCGAACGCTTCCGTTCCACCCTCTTCCGCCAGACGATGTTCGCGGCGTTCGAGCAGGCGATCCACGAGCACGACGAGGCGGGCAAGCCGCTCACGCCCGACGCCTTCGACGAGATCTACGGCGACCTGAAGGCGGAGTTCTACGGCCACGCCGACGCGACCGTCGACGACCACATCCGCCGCGAGTGGATGCGGATCCCGCACTTCTACTACAACTTCTACGTCTACCAGTACTCGACGGGCATCTCGGCGGCCGCGGCCATCGTCGACCGCATCGAAGCCGAGGGCGAGGTCGCCGCCGCCGAGTACCGCGAGGCGCTCCGCGCGGGCGGCTCGGAGTACCCCATCGACGTGTTGGAGATCGCGGGGATCGACATGACCGACAGCGAGCCGATCGAGTCGGCGATCGCGACGTACGACGACTACCTCGACGAGGCCGCGTCGCTGCTCGACCTGTAG